In the genome of Leptospira tipperaryensis, one region contains:
- a CDS encoding DUF1963 domain-containing protein, with the protein MLSPIQIAKKLVLEYSYPKGLLDQIPAEGTYYNGSSSVYLEEDETVTPEILSKALSYFIEIDEKEVSEEEIPLGSSKMKGLPHLPDPGFWPKATYFFAQLNVAEFKKYDIENLFPDQGILYVFDNIEGEFTLKFYEGPISNLKITDYPDAKTLPEAKYYLEEYRDVAYQLSFKPNYIFYVAGDAYDYRTIAKLIPQDLSDQLRKIFKAELATWSPSLRIFGRPLFWQGEDEEGFDYDDDEGEEEETEEVENLTEEENDILIFHSEIGEGHFHIRIDRKNLKDKKFDAAYSTYSGT; encoded by the coding sequence ATGCTCAGTCCGATCCAAATCGCAAAAAAACTCGTTTTAGAATATTCTTATCCGAAAGGATTGTTAGACCAGATTCCCGCAGAAGGAACGTATTACAACGGATCTTCTTCCGTTTATTTAGAAGAGGATGAAACGGTAACTCCTGAAATTCTTTCCAAAGCTCTGAGCTACTTTATCGAAATCGACGAAAAGGAAGTTTCCGAAGAGGAAATTCCTCTGGGTTCTTCTAAAATGAAAGGACTTCCTCATCTTCCGGACCCCGGCTTTTGGCCGAAGGCCACCTATTTTTTCGCACAACTCAATGTTGCAGAATTCAAAAAATATGATATTGAAAACCTTTTTCCCGATCAGGGAATTCTTTACGTTTTTGATAACATCGAAGGAGAATTCACTCTAAAATTTTATGAAGGACCGATTTCAAATCTAAAAATCACGGATTATCCGGACGCAAAAACTCTTCCCGAAGCGAAATACTATCTGGAAGAATATCGCGATGTCGCTTATCAATTGAGTTTTAAACCGAATTACATTTTCTACGTCGCCGGCGACGCCTACGATTACAGGACGATCGCAAAGTTGATCCCGCAAGATCTCTCCGATCAGCTTAGGAAAATTTTTAAAGCGGAACTTGCGACTTGGAGCCCGAGCTTGCGGATCTTTGGAAGACCTCTCTTCTGGCAAGGGGAAGATGAAGAAGGATTCGACTATGATGATGACGAAGGCGAGGAGGAGGAAACTGAGGAAGTTGAAAATCTCACAGAGGAAGAGAATGACATTCTGATCTTTCATTCCGAAATCGGAGAAGGACATTTTCACATCCGAATCGATCGAAAAAATCTAAAAGACAAAAAGTTCGACGCCGCGTATTCTACTTATTCCGGAACTTGA
- a CDS encoding LBF_4227 family protein, which yields MAKKRKSDSTSESYDNEYTKRGNDLKSHFLSLVDSILEYFQTLLLYGQKYLLRRFQAGIQAYIFLKLGLFFLGIGAVSFLGALFFFLFRITGGDLLLSSLGTGGVSFFFSLIFLWLAASSLKIKDR from the coding sequence ATGGCAAAAAAAAGAAAATCAGATTCCACATCGGAATCGTATGACAACGAATACACGAAAAGAGGAAACGATCTCAAATCCCATTTCCTCTCTCTTGTTGATTCCATTCTGGAATACTTCCAAACCCTTCTCCTCTACGGACAGAAATACTTACTCAGAAGATTCCAGGCGGGAATCCAAGCTTATATCTTTTTAAAGTTGGGTCTTTTCTTTCTTGGAATCGGCGCAGTTTCCTTTTTAGGAGCCTTATTCTTTTTCTTGTTCAGAATCACAGGAGGAGATCTTCTCCTGTCCAGCCTCGGAACCGGCGGAGTCAGTTTTTTCTTTTCTCTGATCTTCCTCTGGCTCGCGGCCTCTTCTCTTAAAATCAAGGATCGATGA
- a CDS encoding 4a-hydroxytetrahydrobiopterin dehydratase: protein MDPSELERIKKRIPSGWEIVSPEEIPVLEKTFHFTSYRSAVEFVNALAAIAEKMDHHPDLILRYNTVKVEVTTHSKKAITELDLSFVEKTEEVFLAL, encoded by the coding sequence ATGGACCCTTCCGAGCTGGAAAGAATCAAAAAGAGAATTCCTTCCGGCTGGGAGATTGTTTCTCCGGAAGAAATTCCCGTTTTAGAAAAAACTTTCCATTTTACTTCTTATCGATCCGCCGTTGAATTCGTAAACGCGTTAGCTGCCATTGCGGAAAAGATGGACCATCATCCGGATCTCATTCTCCGCTATAACACGGTAAAGGTTGAAGTTACCACACATTCTAAGAAAGCGATCACGGAGTTAGATCTCTCTTTTGTTGAGAAGACAGAAGAGGTTTTTTTGGCTTTGTAG
- a CDS encoding DUF883 family protein has protein sequence MTSRAEDFNEEVESLKDKAKRITGKAREEYLEHVSDLKEKIKQISGDTSEKAKQIIDETGTYIKENPQKATLIGLGVGLGIGLLVGMMIRRK, from the coding sequence ATGACATCCAGAGCGGAAGATTTCAATGAAGAAGTAGAATCACTCAAAGACAAAGCAAAACGGATCACCGGAAAGGCGCGCGAAGAATATTTAGAACACGTCTCGGATCTGAAAGAAAAAATCAAACAGATCTCCGGCGACACCTCCGAAAAGGCGAAACAAATTATTGACGAAACCGGAACTTATATCAAAGAAAATCCTCAAAAAGCGACTCTCATCGGGCTCGGCGTAGGACTTGGAATCGGACTTCTCGTCGGGATGATGATTCGCAGAAAATAA